The following are from one region of the Silene latifolia isolate original U9 population chromosome 9, ASM4854445v1, whole genome shotgun sequence genome:
- the LOC141599874 gene encoding ADP,ATP carrier protein-like translates to MAERHPSVFQKIQGNSYLISQLTPRNSIGPNHSSSLVNGVIQNPMLLYSYQCTSSALLSPTSSPIFVPSTTEKPQKNFWVDFLMGGVSAAVSKTAAAPIERVKLLIQNQDEMIKSGRLSQPYKGISDCFARTIKDEGVIALWRGNTANVIRYFPTQALNFAFKDYFKRLFNFKKDRDGYWKWFAGNLASGGAAGATSLFFVYSLDYARTRLANDSKAAKKGGQRQFNGLIDVYKKTLASDGIAGLYRGFSISCVGIIVYRGLYFGMYDSLKPVVLVGGMQDSFLASFLLGWGITIGAGLASYPIDTVRRRMMMTSGEAVKYKNSMDAFQQIIKKEGSKSLFKGAGANILRAVAGAGVLAGYDKLQLIMFGKKYGSAGG, encoded by the exons ATGGCAGAAAGACATCCATCTGTGTTCCAGAAAATACAAGGAAACTCTTACCTTATCTCTCAACTTACACCCAGGAATTCTATCGGACCAAATCACAGTAGTTCACTTGTAAATGGGGTTATTCAGAACCCTATGCTTCTTTACTCATACCAGTGTACTAGCTCTGCACTGCTGTCTCCCACTTCTTCTCCAATCTTTGTTCCTTCAACAACCGAGAAACCACAAAAGAATTTCTGGGTTGATTTTCTCATGGGAGGAGTTTCTGCTGCTGTTTCCAAGACTGCAGCAGCCCCTATTGAACGGGTCAAATTGTTGATCCAGAATCAGGATGAAATGATCAAATCTGGCCGCCTATCTCAACCATATAAGGGTATCTCTGACTGTTTTGCCAGAACCATCAAGGATGAAGGGGTTATTGCTCTTTGGAGAGGAAACACTGCTAACGTTATCAGATACTTTCCAACACAG GCTCTCAACTTTGCTTTCAAGGATTACTTCAAGAGGCTCTTCAATTTTAAAAAAGACAGGGATGGGTACTGGAAATGGTTTGCTGGGAACTTAGCTTCTGGAGGGGCAGCTGGTGCTACATCCCTGTTTTTTGTGTACTCTTTGGATTATGCCAGGACCAGGTTGGCTAATGATTCAAAGGCTGCCAAGAAAGGTGGTCAGCGACAGTTCAATGGGTTAATTGATGTGTACAAAAAGACATTAGCATCAGATGGTATCGCTGGCCTTTACCGTGGTTTCAGCATCTCGTGTGTTGGAATCATTGTGTACCGTGGGTTGTATTTTGGAATGTACGATTCACTCAAGCCCGTGGTCTTGGTTGGTGGAATGCAG GATAGTTTTCTGGCCAGTTTCCTCTTGGGTTGGGGCATAACTATCGGTGCTGGTTTAGCATCGTATCCAATTGATACTGTACGTAGAAGGATGATGATGACCTCTGGAGAAGCTGTGAAGTACAAAAATTCTATGGACGCATTTCAGCAGATCATTAAGAAAGAAGGTAGTAAATCGCTCTTCAAGGGGGCTGGTGCTAACATATTGCGTGCTGTGGCAGGGGCTGGTGTGCTTGCTGGTTATGATAAGCTTCAGCTTATTATGTTTGGTAAGAAATATGGTTCCGCTGGCGGCTAA